One window of Leptospira barantonii genomic DNA carries:
- a CDS encoding SPFH domain-containing protein has protein sequence MALIDVIKYEGQPGEIVWKFPRNDISHFGQLVVNESQEAVFFKEGKALDVFGPGTHTLKTGNIPILEKLVNLPFGGQTPFTAEIVYVNKSVINMTWGTPAPIQIEDPKYHITLGLRAFGNYNIKVIDSKSFVNTVVGTQQRFNHDGVDKLLKPMVVTRLSDFISEVVLKNGVPITQISQHLEEASAAGKTKTQPDFQKYGLDILDFFIQSINFDQNDPNFQKIQKVLTDKFEIETMGNMYQQKRMLDIGEAAANNPGGSAGEGMSAGMGLGMGMNMAGMMSNMMGQNQAGAKPAGEDATARLAKLKTLLDGGLITQEEFDTKKKDILNSI, from the coding sequence ATGGCATTGATTGATGTGATAAAATACGAGGGACAACCCGGCGAGATCGTTTGGAAATTTCCAAGAAACGATATCAGCCATTTCGGTCAACTCGTCGTAAACGAAAGTCAGGAAGCGGTTTTCTTTAAGGAAGGAAAGGCTCTCGACGTTTTCGGTCCGGGAACTCATACACTCAAAACGGGAAACATCCCCATTTTGGAAAAACTCGTAAACTTACCGTTCGGCGGACAAACCCCGTTTACCGCGGAGATCGTTTACGTAAACAAATCCGTGATCAACATGACCTGGGGGACTCCGGCTCCGATCCAAATCGAAGATCCGAAGTATCATATCACTCTCGGTTTAAGAGCATTCGGAAATTATAATATTAAAGTGATCGACTCCAAGTCTTTCGTGAACACGGTCGTGGGAACCCAACAAAGATTCAACCACGACGGAGTGGATAAACTTCTCAAGCCTATGGTCGTAACGAGACTCAGTGATTTCATCTCCGAAGTCGTATTAAAAAACGGGGTTCCTATCACTCAGATTTCTCAACACCTCGAAGAAGCTTCTGCGGCTGGAAAAACAAAAACTCAACCGGATTTCCAAAAATACGGTCTTGATATTTTGGATTTTTTCATTCAGTCGATCAACTTCGATCAGAACGATCCGAACTTCCAAAAGATCCAGAAAGTTCTCACCGATAAATTCGAAATCGAAACGATGGGGAACATGTATCAGCAAAAAAGAATGCTGGATATCGGAGAAGCCGCGGCCAACAATCCTGGCGGTTCCGCCGGAGAAGGTATGAGTGCGGGAATGGGTCTCGGAATGGGAATGAACATGGCCGGGATGATGTCCAATATGATGGGACAAAATCAAGCAGGAGCAAAACCTGCCGGAGAAGACGCGACGGCCAGGCTCGCCAAGTTGAAAACCCTTCTCGACGGCGGATTGATCACTCAAGAAGAATTTGATACCAAAAAAAAGGACATTTTGAATTCTATCTAA